AGAAGACCTCAACCCTGATGGCGGGCATGCATTGACTGTAGTAGGGTATGATGACAAGAAGTATGGGGGTGCGTTTGAATTAATGAATAGTTGGGGCACTTTATGGGGAGATAACGGTTTTATTTGGGTAAAATACAGCGATTTTCAGCGTTACTGCTTCGAAGCCTACGAAATGATTGTTTTACAGCCTCGTCAAATTACTCTTTCGGGCAAAGTAAAGTTTACTTTATCGGCTGGTTTTGATATGCAGGCAGAGTTTAAAGATGGGTATTACCAGGTAAATAAGCCTTATTACTCTGGAACTTTATTCAGAATGTATATTGCTAATAATGAACCTGCCTATGTATACGCATTTTCGTCTGACCTCTCTCGTAAAACATATAAAATATTTCCTCATAGTCAGGGTATGAGCCCATACCTGGGGTATAGTAACAATAATGTTGCAATTCCTGATGAAGACTTGTTTATCAAAATGGATAACACCCAAGGAATGGATTATTTTTGTGTATTGTATTCTGCAGAAAAGTTAGACATCGCCAAAATAATGAAACAAGTAGAGATGGAAGCAGGGGATTTTCAGACAAGGGTAAAAAAAGTATTGTCAAGTAAATTGATTCCTGGCAATGAAATTAATTATTCAAGCAATGGAGGCATTAGCTTTCAAGGCATAAGCAAAAAAGGAAAAGTTGTACCTATTATTGTTGCCATTAGGCACTTGTAGTAATAGGGTAAAAATATATATATCAAAGGCTCTCAGGACAATACCGTCCTGAGAGCCTTTTTTTATGCTTTGTCGAAAGCAAACTGAGGAACATTTGTATACAGAAAATATTGGCAAAGTACTAAATATGCAAAAAGCTCAACAGATGAGATTTTTATAATATTACCCTCTTTTATTGGCAAGGTACTAAAGGGCA
This region of Microscilla marina ATCC 23134 genomic DNA includes:
- a CDS encoding C1 family peptidase; translated protein: MTKKNPYLNHFIALVLVLGVFSPSYAQKYRTGCVLDKDKYATVPLAAPLMRGDYRNLPAKVSLRKYAPIPKNQGAYGTCVGWSAAYAARTVLYARQKNITDPISVTQNAFSPFFLYERAKPSSDINCQEGTSLVTGLDVIKRDGVVKYQDFSDRCGKLVTSKLRQDAKAFKVQDYRKLFKTENDTRKVQLVKKSLAEKKPVIIGMQCCTESFLNSRGKDVWIKNPKEDLNPDGGHALTVVGYDDKKYGGAFELMNSWGTLWGDNGFIWVKYSDFQRYCFEAYEMIVLQPRQITLSGKVKFTLSAGFDMQAEFKDGYYQVNKPYYSGTLFRMYIANNEPAYVYAFSSDLSRKTYKIFPHSQGMSPYLGYSNNNVAIPDEDLFIKMDNTQGMDYFCVLYSAEKLDIAKIMKQVEMEAGDFQTRVKKVLSSKLIPGNEINYSSNGGISFQGISKKGKVVPIIVAIRHL